One window of Mesorhizobium loti R88b genomic DNA carries:
- a CDS encoding alpha/beta fold hydrolase, which yields MADASAWARQGTAPDGTGFIRAGSGTPVLFIHGVGMNAAIWQPQIERMADRFDVIAIDMLGHGLSPLPPQHPELADYADQAMRLLDHLGLGKVSIVGHSMGALVAQELALRAPERVRRIVSLNAVFRRPPELAEAVRQRAVALNGRSDTAGTAQTIARWFGYPVPAELEVAAQKTASALSAVDPEGYARTYRLFASADRDHADRLPTLTVPAMFMTGSEDRNSSPAMSATMARLAPHGRCTVLPGEKHMMAVAAPDLTTRHIVDFLAEDEAAEQNGTAKANTGFDSGEFRRALGSFLTGVTIVTTIGPEGEPRGFTANSFTSVSLDPPLVLVCIAHKALGHPVFATSKSFAINVLNEGQKAASGVFASKAADKFASVAWHPGQTGSPVLDGSVASFDCDMERLVEAGDHSILIGRVRDFEHNSAQPLGYCRGAYVAPGLSQDALAATQPGTDVGAILENGGRILFLETADGFELPRGRGLGSAGDGKSLRGLLAAKAIEAQLGFLFAVWDDAGPVSRTHVYYRGTFDVPASSDRGVRLIEIDAIEGLKIADPAIRSMLTRYIRECSVDAFGVYVGNDVEGEVRPLARASASAVNTGDHG from the coding sequence ATGGCTGACGCTTCCGCATGGGCTCGACAGGGCACCGCTCCCGACGGCACCGGCTTCATCCGCGCCGGATCGGGCACGCCGGTGCTGTTCATCCATGGCGTCGGCATGAACGCCGCGATCTGGCAGCCGCAGATCGAGCGCATGGCCGACCGCTTTGACGTCATCGCCATCGACATGCTCGGCCACGGCCTTTCGCCGCTGCCGCCGCAGCACCCGGAACTGGCCGACTACGCCGACCAGGCCATGCGCCTACTCGATCATCTCGGCCTCGGCAAGGTGTCCATCGTCGGCCATTCGATGGGTGCGCTCGTTGCCCAGGAGTTGGCCCTGCGCGCACCGGAGCGCGTCCGCCGCATCGTTTCCCTGAATGCCGTGTTCCGCCGTCCACCCGAACTGGCCGAAGCCGTACGCCAGCGTGCCGTGGCGCTCAATGGCCGCAGCGATACGGCTGGCACGGCTCAGACCATCGCGCGCTGGTTCGGCTATCCGGTGCCGGCCGAGCTGGAGGTGGCAGCGCAGAAGACGGCATCCGCGCTGAGCGCGGTAGACCCGGAAGGCTATGCCCGCACCTATCGCCTGTTCGCTAGTGCCGACCGCGATCATGCTGACCGCCTGCCGACGCTGACCGTGCCGGCCATGTTCATGACCGGCTCAGAGGACAGGAACTCTTCGCCAGCAATGTCGGCCACGATGGCGCGCCTGGCGCCGCATGGCCGCTGCACGGTGCTGCCGGGCGAGAAGCACATGATGGCGGTCGCCGCACCGGACCTCACCACGCGCCATATCGTTGACTTCCTCGCAGAGGACGAAGCGGCCGAGCAAAACGGCACTGCGAAGGCGAATACCGGGTTCGACAGCGGCGAGTTCCGCCGCGCGCTGGGCTCCTTCCTCACCGGCGTCACCATCGTCACAACGATCGGCCCCGAAGGCGAGCCGCGTGGCTTCACCGCCAACTCCTTCACCTCGGTGTCGCTCGATCCGCCGCTGGTGCTGGTCTGCATCGCACACAAGGCGCTTGGCCATCCCGTCTTCGCGACCTCGAAAAGCTTCGCCATCAACGTCCTGAATGAGGGTCAAAAGGCAGCGTCCGGCGTCTTCGCCTCGAAAGCGGCCGACAAGTTCGCCTCGGTAGCCTGGCACCCTGGCCAGACCGGCAGCCCCGTGCTGGACGGCTCCGTCGCGTCCTTCGACTGCGACATGGAGCGGCTGGTCGAGGCCGGCGATCATTCGATCCTTATCGGCCGCGTCCGCGATTTCGAGCACAATTCCGCGCAGCCGCTCGGCTATTGCCGCGGCGCCTATGTCGCACCCGGCCTCAGCCAGGACGCGCTGGCCGCCACCCAGCCCGGCACCGATGTAGGCGCCATCCTCGAAAATGGTGGCCGGATCCTCTTCCTGGAAACGGCGGACGGTTTCGAACTGCCGCGCGGCCGGGGATTGGGCTCGGCAGGCGATGGCAAAAGCCTGCGAGGGCTGCTCGCTGCGAAGGCCATCGAGGCTCAGCTCGGCTTCCTGTTCGCCGTCTGGGACGACGCCGGACCTGTTTCGCGCACACATGTCTACTATCGCGGCACGTTCGACGTGCCCGCTTCCAGCGATCGCGGCGTCCGGCTGATCGAAATCGACGCGATCGAAGGATTGAAGATCGCCGATCCGGCGATCCGCTCGATGCTCACGCGCTACATCAGGGAATGCTCGGTGGATGCCTTCGGCGTCTATGTCGGCAACGATGTCGAAGGCGAGGTCCGGCCGCTCGCCAGGGCCAGCGCTTCCGCCGTCAATACAGGTGACCACGGATGA
- a CDS encoding amino acid synthesis family protein — protein sequence MQPAIRKIVTYTENTLIEGGKAAPRPLRLIGVAAVLTNPWAGRGFTDDLSPEIRACAPVLGEILTREIIAVAGSGEAIEGYGKAAICGMSGEIEHASALIHTLHFGNHYRRAVGAKTYLAFTNLRGGPNTPIMIPLMDKNDEGRRSHYLTVHFQIGDAPAPDELVVALGASIGGRPHHRIGDRYQDLKELGDVHG from the coding sequence ATGCAGCCCGCCATCCGCAAGATCGTGACCTATACCGAGAACACGCTGATCGAAGGCGGCAAGGCCGCACCCCGACCGCTGCGCCTGATCGGTGTCGCCGCGGTACTGACCAATCCCTGGGCCGGTCGCGGCTTCACCGACGATCTGTCGCCCGAAATCCGCGCCTGCGCGCCGGTGCTGGGAGAGATCCTGACCCGCGAGATCATTGCCGTCGCCGGTTCCGGCGAAGCGATCGAGGGCTATGGCAAGGCGGCCATTTGCGGCATGTCGGGCGAGATCGAGCACGCCTCGGCGCTGATCCATACGCTGCATTTCGGCAATCATTATCGCCGCGCCGTCGGCGCCAAGACCTATCTTGCCTTCACCAATCTGCGCGGCGGGCCGAACACGCCGATCATGATCCCGCTGATGGACAAGAATGATGAGGGGCGGCGCTCGCATTACCTGACCGTGCATTTCCAGATCGGTGATGCGCCGGCGCCGGACGAACTGGTGGTCGCGCTTGGCGCTTCGATCGGCGGTCGCCCGCACCACCGCATCGGCGATCGCTATCAGGACCTCAAGGAGCTTGGGGACGTCCATGGCTGA
- a CDS encoding GntR family transcriptional regulator, translating to MPDDTLRIDRSAKTLRTLALERMRDAIMDFHFQPGERLVERPLCDQLGVSRSVVREVLRQLEAEGLVQMIPGHGPAVARPDLGRTDEIYELRALLEGIAARACALSATGEQLATLERALADLFEAWASGTPPAVMRATTKFYEALFEAADKRVAWEIVSGLNVRINQLRSMTIVSINRREAAIAEMNEIMDAIRARKPEEAEVAARRHVESAWQIARTALRPPA from the coding sequence ATGCCAGACGACACGCTTCGCATCGATCGCAGCGCCAAGACCTTGAGGACGCTGGCGCTGGAGCGCATGCGCGACGCGATCATGGATTTCCACTTCCAGCCCGGCGAAAGGCTGGTCGAGCGGCCGCTTTGCGACCAGCTTGGCGTCAGCCGTTCCGTCGTGCGCGAGGTTCTGCGGCAGCTGGAGGCAGAGGGGCTCGTGCAGATGATCCCTGGGCATGGGCCGGCGGTGGCTAGGCCGGATCTCGGCCGCACCGACGAGATCTATGAGTTGAGGGCGCTGCTTGAAGGCATTGCGGCCCGCGCCTGCGCCCTGTCGGCCACCGGCGAGCAGCTGGCAACGCTCGAACGGGCGCTGGCGGACCTGTTCGAGGCATGGGCATCGGGGACACCGCCGGCGGTGATGCGGGCGACGACGAAATTCTACGAGGCGCTGTTCGAGGCCGCCGACAAGCGTGTCGCCTGGGAAATCGTCAGCGGGCTGAATGTCCGCATCAACCAGCTTCGTTCGATGACCATCGTCTCGATCAACCGTCGCGAAGCGGCGATCGCCGAGATGAACGAGATCATGGATGCGATCCGCGCACGCAAGCCGGAAGAGGCGGAAGTCGCGGCGCGGCGCCATGTCGAATCCGCCTGGCAGATCGCCCGCACGGCGCTGCGGCCGCCGGCATGA
- a CDS encoding ROK family protein yields the protein MPLSIGIDIGGTNLRAARISETGEILKRVTEKSAPDPELVLGRIADMVRLLDTPEVKAIGVGVPGRVDARRGAVLSGGYVDLASVALAQRLEDMTGKPIAIDNDCNMALAAEMALGAGRGHHNIVMFTIGTGIGGAVAQDGRIARGSATAGQLGHITVDFNGEICACGRRGCVETTSSGTALGRHIARAGLGADISVDQLFARDAAGDVHARDILDAWARPLRAAIDTAVAVLDPDLVVLGGGLGRAAHAALGRAPALAPWYQCHVEPAQLGDDAGVIGAGLQALAEPSAQSHRARRAVLVNGIPASGKSTVSRGIADRMGWPLLALDTIKNPFLEVLGGGDRLFNRTLGRASYQAIWSVVGEAPAGTTVVVDAWFGFQPREVLEDHLRKAGVEQTFEIWCHAPGDVLAERYGARLDQRPAGHPGAAYIPELIELAKRAEPLRRGPLFDVDTTKPIDFDAITAWLRTVMTNGA from the coding sequence ATGCCTCTCAGCATAGGAATCGACATCGGCGGCACAAATCTGCGTGCCGCCCGTATCTCCGAGACCGGTGAAATCCTCAAGCGCGTTACCGAAAAGAGCGCGCCCGACCCGGAGCTGGTGCTCGGCCGCATCGCCGACATGGTGCGCCTACTCGACACTCCCGAGGTGAAGGCCATCGGCGTCGGCGTCCCCGGCCGCGTCGATGCGCGGCGCGGCGCTGTGCTGTCGGGCGGCTACGTCGATCTCGCTTCGGTTGCGCTCGCCCAGCGCCTGGAAGACATGACAGGCAAGCCCATCGCCATAGACAATGACTGCAACATGGCGCTGGCCGCCGAAATGGCGCTCGGCGCCGGGCGCGGCCACCACAACATCGTCATGTTCACCATTGGCACCGGCATTGGCGGCGCTGTCGCTCAGGATGGGCGGATCGCGCGCGGCTCGGCAACGGCGGGTCAGCTCGGCCACATCACCGTCGACTTCAACGGCGAAATCTGTGCCTGCGGCCGCCGCGGCTGCGTCGAAACCACCAGTTCAGGCACGGCGCTCGGCCGCCACATTGCACGCGCCGGGCTCGGCGCCGACATCTCTGTCGATCAGCTCTTTGCCCGCGATGCGGCCGGCGACGTCCACGCGCGCGACATACTCGACGCCTGGGCCAGACCCCTGCGTGCGGCCATCGACACCGCCGTTGCCGTGCTTGATCCCGATCTGGTGGTGCTTGGCGGCGGCCTTGGCCGGGCGGCACATGCAGCACTCGGCCGCGCGCCGGCACTGGCGCCTTGGTACCAATGCCACGTCGAACCCGCACAGCTCGGCGACGATGCCGGCGTGATCGGCGCTGGCCTGCAGGCATTGGCAGAGCCATCAGCCCAGTCCCACCGCGCCCGGCGCGCCGTGCTCGTCAACGGCATCCCCGCCAGCGGCAAGAGCACGGTGTCGCGCGGCATCGCCGACCGCATGGGCTGGCCGTTGCTGGCGCTCGACACGATCAAGAACCCGTTCCTCGAAGTCCTCGGCGGCGGCGACCGCCTGTTCAACCGCACGCTCGGCCGCGCCAGCTACCAGGCAATCTGGTCGGTTGTCGGCGAAGCGCCAGCCGGCACCACCGTGGTCGTCGATGCCTGGTTCGGCTTCCAGCCGCGTGAGGTTCTCGAGGATCATCTGCGAAAAGCCGGTGTCGAGCAGACCTTTGAAATCTGGTGCCACGCGCCCGGCGACGTCCTTGCCGAGCGCTATGGCGCCCGGCTCGACCAGCGTCCCGCCGGCCATCCCGGGGCGGCCTATATTCCGGAACTGATCGAACTCGCCAAGCGCGCCGAACCGCTGCGGCGCGGACCGCTCTTCGACGTCGACACGACAAAGCCGATCGACTTCGACGCCATCACGGCCTGGCTGCGAACGGTCATGACCAACGGTGCATAG
- a CDS encoding tagatose-bisphosphate aldolase, translating into MTKMTTAELRGYQQICGKDGAMVAIACDQRGGMRTLLASDPAEQAKITNDMLGDTKADITRYLASAASCVLLDPLCAVPRIVDEGVLNRDTALLIGLDASGFDVSPEGYRLSRLVPDIDARRVRALGGTGGKIMVYLRADKPQANEHNIAILRQCIADFGQEDLLLVVEFLTYQLDGESPEDYAAKTPWLVEEGTRISLECGAKVLKLPYPGTPEACANITKMAGDVPWAVLSAGVNHATFLGQVEIAMQNGASGVIAGRSLWKDCISLDRDIQRERLKTIAVPRLREIQAVIGHYRQKAAA; encoded by the coding sequence ATGACCAAGATGACCACCGCGGAACTGCGCGGCTACCAGCAGATATGCGGCAAGGACGGGGCCATGGTGGCCATCGCCTGCGACCAGCGCGGCGGCATGCGGACCCTGCTGGCGTCGGATCCCGCCGAGCAGGCCAAGATCACCAACGACATGCTCGGCGACACCAAGGCTGATATCACGCGCTACCTCGCCAGTGCGGCGTCCTGCGTGTTGCTCGACCCGCTCTGCGCGGTGCCGCGCATTGTCGACGAGGGCGTGCTGAACCGCGATACGGCGCTGCTCATCGGCCTCGATGCCTCCGGTTTTGATGTCTCGCCCGAAGGCTACCGCTTGTCGCGCCTTGTTCCCGACATCGACGCGCGCCGCGTCCGCGCGCTGGGCGGCACCGGCGGCAAGATCATGGTGTATCTGCGGGCCGACAAGCCGCAAGCCAATGAGCACAACATCGCCATCCTGCGCCAGTGCATCGCCGATTTCGGACAGGAGGACCTGTTGCTGGTCGTCGAATTCCTGACCTATCAGCTCGACGGGGAAAGCCCCGAGGATTATGCGGCCAAGACGCCATGGCTTGTTGAGGAAGGCACAAGGATTTCGCTGGAATGCGGCGCCAAGGTACTAAAGCTTCCCTATCCCGGAACGCCGGAAGCCTGCGCCAACATCACCAAAATGGCCGGCGACGTGCCGTGGGCGGTGCTTTCGGCCGGCGTCAACCACGCCACCTTCCTTGGCCAGGTCGAGATCGCCATGCAGAATGGCGCCTCGGGCGTCATTGCCGGCCGCTCGCTGTGGAAGGATTGCATCTCGCTCGACCGTGACATCCAGCGCGAAAGGCTTAAGACCATCGCAGTGCCGCGATTGCGTGAGATCCAGGCCGTGATCGGGCACTACCGGCAGAAGGCCGCTGCCTGA
- a CDS encoding sugar-binding transcriptional regulator translates to MLHTVAKLHYLEEMSQVDIARQLGVSTATISRLLQRARAEGIVRIEVLDLATPEDITRQLVDGLKLRDAAVVETPAAGTLAALAAPLGGLIKQAQLVAGSVVAIGWGRAVREVIRAGLPRIPGVLTVAATGGMQQHAAHFQVNEFVRLAAEEFGGTPHFIHAPYLPSTELREVFLRDTVIRDAVALWERTDVAIVGIGLPHAINAPEASAATPSEQALVHAAGDVLRHYFDAEGTLIAWEGESRMIAMSPAQLRAVPLVIGLAASPEKATAIIGAVRAGLINTLVTDTKTAQAILAALA, encoded by the coding sequence ATGCTGCACACGGTGGCCAAGCTGCACTATTTGGAGGAGATGTCGCAGGTCGACATAGCCCGGCAGCTCGGCGTCTCCACCGCGACGATTTCGCGCCTGCTGCAGCGGGCGCGGGCGGAAGGGATCGTGCGGATCGAGGTTCTCGACCTGGCGACGCCGGAGGACATCACCAGGCAGCTGGTCGATGGGTTGAAATTGCGGGATGCCGCGGTGGTCGAGACGCCGGCCGCAGGCACACTGGCGGCGCTCGCGGCACCGCTTGGCGGGCTTATCAAGCAGGCACAGTTGGTGGCGGGCTCCGTCGTCGCCATCGGCTGGGGACGCGCCGTGCGCGAAGTCATCCGCGCCGGCCTGCCGCGTATTCCCGGCGTGCTGACCGTGGCCGCCACCGGCGGCATGCAGCAGCATGCGGCGCATTTTCAGGTCAATGAATTCGTGCGGCTTGCCGCCGAGGAGTTCGGTGGCACGCCGCATTTCATCCATGCGCCCTATTTGCCCTCTACCGAATTGCGTGAGGTCTTCCTGCGCGACACCGTCATCCGCGACGCTGTTGCCTTGTGGGAGAGGACCGATGTCGCGATTGTCGGCATCGGCCTGCCGCATGCCATCAATGCGCCCGAGGCAAGTGCCGCCACGCCGAGCGAGCAGGCGCTGGTTCATGCTGCCGGCGATGTGCTGCGCCATTATTTCGACGCCGAAGGCACGCTGATCGCCTGGGAAGGGGAGAGCCGGATGATCGCCATGTCGCCGGCGCAGCTGCGCGCCGTGCCGCTGGTGATCGGCCTTGCCGCGTCGCCCGAGAAGGCGACCGCAATCATCGGCGCCGTTCGCGCCGGGCTGATCAACACGCTGGTGACGGATACGAAGACGGCGCAGGCCATCCTCGCGGCGCTCGCGTAG
- a CDS encoding ABC transporter substrate-binding protein, with translation MKKIVAALAALALSATVLIAPAQAQDKKYTIALIPGLTTDGFYITMRKGAQAAADALGVTLVFQGAPDFNPVTQVPVLDAVIAKKPDAILIAPTDKVQLVEPLRKANDAGIPVITVDTFIGSGVYQTGAGDADFPLAYIASDNVLGGEIAARALATAIGDKGKVYVSNVKPGISTTDQREEGFKKEMAKHTGITVLETQFNDDDANKAASQLQAVFARNPDLVGVFGANLFSALGAANGVKQAGQTGTVKVVAFDAPTSIVDNINTGLVDVAIAQHPAEIGYYGVVSAYAHLTGHSIPVTIGTGFTIMNKSNIADPNISKYLYSE, from the coding sequence ATGAAGAAGATTGTTGCCGCGCTCGCGGCGCTCGCCCTCAGCGCGACCGTGCTGATCGCACCCGCGCAGGCGCAGGACAAGAAATACACCATTGCGCTCATTCCGGGCCTCACCACCGACGGTTTCTACATCACCATGCGCAAGGGCGCCCAGGCAGCCGCCGACGCGCTTGGCGTGACCTTGGTTTTCCAGGGCGCGCCGGACTTCAACCCGGTCACCCAGGTGCCGGTGCTTGACGCGGTCATCGCCAAGAAGCCTGATGCGATCCTGATCGCGCCGACCGACAAGGTCCAGCTGGTCGAGCCGCTGCGCAAGGCCAATGATGCCGGCATCCCGGTCATCACCGTCGACACTTTCATCGGCAGCGGCGTCTACCAGACGGGCGCGGGCGATGCCGATTTCCCGCTGGCCTATATCGCCTCGGACAACGTTTTGGGCGGCGAGATCGCCGCACGCGCGCTTGCCACCGCCATTGGCGACAAGGGCAAGGTCTATGTGTCGAACGTCAAGCCCGGCATCTCGACCACCGACCAGCGCGAAGAGGGCTTCAAGAAGGAGATGGCCAAGCATACGGGCATCACCGTTCTGGAAACCCAGTTCAACGACGACGACGCCAACAAGGCGGCTTCGCAGCTGCAAGCGGTGTTCGCGCGCAATCCCGACCTGGTCGGCGTCTTCGGCGCCAATCTGTTCTCGGCGCTGGGCGCCGCCAACGGCGTCAAGCAGGCCGGACAGACCGGTACCGTCAAGGTTGTCGCCTTCGATGCTCCGACCAGCATCGTCGACAACATCAACACCGGCCTGGTCGACGTGGCGATCGCCCAGCATCCGGCCGAGATCGGCTATTACGGTGTCGTTTCGGCCTACGCCCACCTGACCGGGCATTCGATCCCGGTCACCATCGGCACCGGCTTCACGATCATGAACAAGTCCAACATCGCGGACCCGAACATCTCGAAGTATCTCTACTCCGAGTAA
- a CDS encoding ABC transporter permease subunit: MTSTSPAQPAEKHVAPQADHGDPARSLVARIAEGRAWLFLAGLIICFEIWSRLAFGATFVLNPFNLQSIAIFAVAPLLLATGQTFVIISGGIDLSLGFIMGLAAVIAAHATNMAGAAIPLPLAMLVGILASVIVAGVPGVINGLLISRLKVPPFIGTLGMFGVARGAAFLLAGGTTVPVQNSWFALLGNGKVYGVPYLVIITAIFVIVMHYLLSQTRFGQHNYAIGANVQAARRAGIDIRGHILRLYVLSAMCAGLGGALYAARFTAGAAQAGEPLLLDSVAAVVIGGASLFGGSGTIFGTVAGALVIAVIQYGLVFVNVEPFWQFIAVGVVIIISVLIDQAQRRFSGARQDE; this comes from the coding sequence ATGACCTCGACATCACCAGCCCAGCCGGCCGAGAAGCATGTCGCCCCTCAGGCTGATCACGGCGATCCGGCCCGGAGCCTGGTCGCACGCATCGCCGAAGGGCGCGCCTGGCTGTTTCTCGCCGGCCTGATCATCTGTTTCGAGATCTGGTCGCGGCTCGCCTTCGGCGCCACCTTCGTGCTCAATCCGTTCAACCTTCAGTCCATCGCCATATTCGCCGTGGCGCCGCTGCTGCTGGCGACCGGCCAGACCTTCGTCATCATCTCCGGCGGCATCGATCTCTCGCTCGGCTTCATCATGGGCCTCGCCGCCGTCATCGCCGCGCACGCCACCAACATGGCGGGCGCTGCCATTCCCTTGCCGCTGGCGATGCTGGTTGGCATCCTCGCCTCGGTGATCGTTGCCGGCGTGCCCGGCGTCATCAACGGCCTGCTGATCTCGCGGCTCAAGGTGCCGCCCTTCATCGGCACGCTCGGCATGTTCGGCGTCGCGCGCGGTGCCGCCTTCCTGCTTGCCGGTGGCACGACCGTGCCGGTGCAGAATTCCTGGTTCGCGCTGCTCGGCAACGGCAAGGTCTATGGCGTGCCCTATCTGGTGATCATCACCGCGATCTTCGTCATCGTGATGCACTACCTGCTCAGCCAGACCCGGTTCGGCCAACATAATTACGCCATCGGCGCCAATGTGCAGGCGGCGCGGCGCGCCGGCATCGACATCAGGGGCCACATATTGCGGCTCTATGTGCTGTCGGCGATGTGCGCCGGGCTTGGCGGTGCGCTCTACGCCGCGCGCTTCACCGCGGGTGCGGCGCAAGCCGGCGAGCCCTTACTGCTCGACAGCGTTGCGGCGGTGGTCATCGGCGGCGCCAGCCTGTTCGGCGGCTCCGGCACCATCTTCGGCACGGTTGCCGGCGCGCTGGTGATCGCGGTCATCCAGTACGGGCTGGTCTTCGTCAATGTCGAGCCGTTCTGGCAGTTCATCGCCGTCGGCGTGGTCATCATCATATCCGTCCTTATCGACCAGGCGCAGCGCCGGTTCAGTGGAGCCCGTCAGGATGAATAG
- a CDS encoding ATP-binding cassette domain-containing protein gives MNSSNQTTPLLEVRNLSKHFGAVRALSDFSMAVRPGEVVALAGDNGAGKTTLIKAISGVFQPTGGEILLRGQPVTFATPQEAREKGIETIYQDLALADNLSIGANIFLGREPMRKAFGFLPVLDRKAMAEAAKATMGRLDFHVSRLEAPVSNFSGGQRQAVAIGRAVYWDAQILIMDEPTAALGVPEQRKVISLIHQLKAQGRGVIFISHNLQDIFAVSDRIVVLRRGVQAGERKISETNHDEVVKLMVGG, from the coding sequence ATGAATAGCAGCAATCAGACCACGCCCCTGCTGGAAGTCCGCAACCTCTCCAAGCATTTCGGCGCCGTGCGTGCGCTCAGCGATTTCTCCATGGCCGTGCGGCCAGGCGAAGTGGTGGCGCTGGCCGGCGACAATGGCGCCGGCAAGACGACGCTGATCAAGGCGATTTCGGGCGTGTTCCAGCCGACCGGCGGGGAAATCCTGCTTCGGGGTCAGCCCGTGACGTTCGCGACGCCGCAGGAAGCGCGCGAGAAGGGCATCGAGACGATCTACCAGGATCTCGCGCTCGCCGACAATCTGTCGATTGGCGCCAACATATTCCTTGGCCGCGAACCGATGCGCAAGGCGTTCGGCTTCCTGCCGGTGCTTGACCGCAAGGCGATGGCCGAGGCCGCCAAGGCGACGATGGGACGGCTGGACTTCCATGTCAGCCGGCTCGAGGCTCCGGTCAGCAATTTCTCCGGCGGCCAGCGCCAGGCCGTAGCCATCGGCCGCGCCGTCTATTGGGATGCGCAGATCCTGATCATGGACGAACCGACCGCCGCCCTTGGCGTGCCGGAGCAGCGCAAGGTGATCTCGCTGATCCATCAGCTCAAGGCGCAAGGGCGCGGCGTGATCTTCATCTCGCACAATCTGCAGGACATCTTTGCCGTCTCGGACCGCATCGTCGTGCTGCGGCGCGGCGTCCAGGCCGGCGAACGCAAGATATCCGAGACCAACCATGACGAGGTCGTCAAGCTGATGGTCGGCGGTTAA
- a CDS encoding ATP-binding cassette domain-containing protein, producing MSLLTVSNLTKRYRRGGKTVNAVDDVSFTIGPGETLALAGPSGSGKSTIARLVLRLIEPDAGRIEFEGDDFLALGGAALRARRARLQMVFQDPLAAFNPRATVARVLDDPLRIHGIASRSERPRRIAALLERVGLSADLAPRAIHEISGGQRQRVAIARAIATKPSLIVLDEAVSALDVSVRGQILELLLDLQRQEQIAYLFISHDLGVVRAVAHRVILLDAGRIAESGDARTIIDAPQSAIGKALVAAAPRLNTKRDAG from the coding sequence ATGAGTTTGCTCACCGTGTCCAACCTGACCAAGCGCTATCGTCGCGGCGGCAAGACCGTCAACGCTGTCGACGACGTCTCATTCACCATCGGACCCGGTGAGACGCTGGCACTGGCCGGCCCCTCCGGCAGCGGCAAGTCAACGATCGCCCGGCTGGTGCTGCGCCTGATTGAGCCGGACGCCGGTCGCATCGAATTCGAGGGCGATGACTTCCTGGCCTTGGGTGGCGCGGCCTTGCGCGCCCGTCGCGCGCGTCTGCAAATGGTGTTCCAGGATCCGCTGGCCGCCTTCAACCCGCGCGCCACGGTGGCGCGTGTACTTGACGATCCCTTGCGCATCCATGGTATCGCCTCCCGCTCCGAGCGCCCACGTCGCATCGCCGCCTTGCTGGAACGCGTCGGGCTGTCGGCCGATCTCGCGCCGCGCGCCATCCACGAGATTTCCGGCGGCCAGCGGCAGCGCGTCGCCATCGCCCGCGCCATCGCGACAAAGCCGTCGCTGATCGTGCTCGACGAGGCGGTGTCGGCTCTCGACGTCTCGGTGCGCGGACAGATCCTAGAGCTTTTGCTCGATCTGCAACGCCAGGAACAGATCGCCTATCTCTTCATCTCACATGATCTCGGCGTCGTCCGCGCCGTCGCCCACCGGGTTATCCTTCTCGACGCCGGGCGTATTGCCGAGAGCGGCGATGCCCGCACGATCATCGACGCACCACAATCGGCCATCGGCAAGGCGCTGGTGGCAGCAGCACCACGATTGAACACCAAACGGGATGCCGGTTAG